The Candidatus Hinthialibacter antarcticus genome window below encodes:
- a CDS encoding ankyrin repeat domain-containing protein has translation MSFKQLPSRPNLDQLKKQAKELHRALKRGDADALQRFSDAKPEHAPSHQPNAAWNYSLNDAYFILAREYGYSSWPKLKHRIEIINDPIAMFLSTAIHGDMKTARQIANEYSDTIQSDFICACILGETDLVARMLQQDASLAVKPLGPRNAEALFYLCYSRFHRESEAQAQGILDIARMLLQHGANPNASVKAEANWTPTALYGACGLANNAALAKLLLESGANPNDNESLYHATEFEDLACLQLLLEHKATIKGTNALPHMIDRNDAAGVRLLLEHGADPNETLGENETALHWAVKRGCSSDLVELLLKHGVKLEAKNHSGQTAYIFARRMGATTTAEYLLQRGAVDAMAQQDHFIAACMRGDRDAALVMMKDNPHYVRDLPAREMRAVSDAGWKCNWDALALMTEIGFDLNARGEHGATALHWACWFGLVNLVELLLQHNSPLEAKCIAYGCSPFGWTAHGADNCQNPKGDYLAVAKALINAGAKINITNQWNETLFPEKHLPLAEYLRGLGVTR, from the coding sequence ATGTCTTTCAAGCAATTGCCATCGCGCCCCAATTTAGACCAACTCAAAAAACAAGCCAAAGAACTTCACCGCGCCCTGAAAAGAGGCGACGCCGATGCGCTGCAACGCTTTTCTGATGCGAAACCGGAACATGCGCCTTCTCACCAGCCAAACGCAGCCTGGAACTATTCGCTTAACGACGCCTATTTTATTTTGGCGCGTGAGTACGGCTATTCGAGTTGGCCAAAACTCAAACACCGAATCGAAATTATCAATGATCCCATTGCTATGTTTTTATCCACCGCAATTCACGGCGATATGAAAACCGCGCGGCAAATTGCGAATGAATACAGCGATACGATCCAATCTGATTTTATTTGCGCTTGTATTCTAGGAGAAACAGACCTCGTCGCCCGAATGCTGCAACAAGATGCGTCTCTCGCCGTGAAACCCTTAGGGCCGCGCAATGCTGAAGCGCTGTTTTATTTATGCTACTCGCGCTTTCACCGCGAGAGCGAAGCGCAGGCGCAGGGCATTTTAGATATCGCCCGAATGCTGTTGCAACACGGCGCCAACCCCAACGCCTCCGTCAAAGCAGAAGCCAACTGGACGCCGACTGCGTTATACGGCGCCTGCGGCCTAGCCAACAACGCCGCCTTGGCGAAACTCTTGTTAGAATCCGGCGCGAACCCGAACGACAACGAATCGCTCTATCACGCGACCGAGTTCGAAGACCTCGCCTGCTTACAATTATTATTGGAACACAAGGCGACGATCAAAGGCACAAACGCCCTGCCCCACATGATCGACCGCAACGACGCGGCGGGCGTACGCCTGCTGTTAGAACACGGCGCGGATCCAAACGAAACCTTGGGCGAGAATGAAACAGCGTTGCATTGGGCGGTCAAACGTGGATGCAGCAGCGACCTGGTCGAGCTGTTGCTCAAACACGGCGTAAAACTCGAAGCCAAAAATCACAGCGGACAAACAGCGTATATTTTTGCGCGGCGCATGGGAGCGACCACGACGGCGGAATATTTATTGCAACGCGGCGCCGTAGACGCGATGGCCCAACAAGACCACTTTATCGCCGCCTGTATGCGCGGCGACCGGGACGCGGCGCTTGTAATGATGAAAGACAATCCACACTACGTGCGCGACCTGCCCGCCCGTGAAATGCGCGCCGTATCGGACGCGGGCTGGAAATGTAATTGGGACGCGCTCGCATTGATGACGGAAATCGGCTTCGACTTAAACGCGCGCGGCGAACATGGCGCGACCGCGCTGCATTGGGCGTGTTGGTTTGGATTGGTCAATCTAGTGGAGTTGCTTCTCCAGCACAATTCGCCGCTTGAAGCGAAATGCATTGCGTATGGTTGTTCGCCGTTTGGATGGACGGCGCATGGCGCCGACAATTG
- the rsmB gene encoding 16S rRNA (cytosine(967)-C(5))-methyltransferase RsmB — protein sequence MSKTSQPSPARSAALQLLDACLTHDETMMDALDEIEDPDIDKRDAALAREIALGTCRRLGAVRFAIRRLAKNFENFPGAVQRILELSAYQLLFLDRTPAYAVVSDAVELTRAAKCGGLSKAVNGILRNLDRQKDEIEFPQPTPDLQSYLSITESHPAWLIEQWRAQLGESKTRELCEYNNTRAPLSLRLRDREAALKALDKLGVAYSLDERFGDRVEIESNPDASLFDETFWTAQDGAAQLAAACVGAAPGMRIWDVCSAPGGKTFYMADRLKNEGKIIAGDRSRRRLSRLTRLQAHLGLHCVETHLLDVLSKPVKFDEPFDAVLLDAPCTGWGAFRRRPDLRWRLHPADAQRLAETSLEMMERACVAVKKGGVLVYSTCTLSREENAGVVQTFLQRHPQFERDSVAPFLPPAFETAVNPDGALELFPPQWGLDGAFAARLKKKA from the coding sequence ATGTCGAAAACTTCACAACCATCGCCCGCCCGTAGCGCAGCCCTGCAATTGCTGGACGCCTGCCTCACCCATGATGAGACCATGATGGACGCGCTCGATGAGATCGAAGACCCCGACATCGACAAGCGCGACGCCGCATTGGCGCGGGAAATTGCGCTAGGAACCTGCCGCCGCCTGGGCGCGGTGCGGTTCGCAATTCGGCGGCTGGCGAAGAACTTTGAGAATTTTCCCGGCGCGGTGCAACGCATTCTTGAACTGTCGGCCTATCAATTATTGTTTCTTGACCGCACCCCGGCCTACGCGGTCGTCTCTGATGCGGTCGAACTGACCCGCGCGGCAAAATGCGGCGGGCTATCGAAAGCCGTGAATGGAATTCTACGCAACCTCGACCGCCAAAAAGATGAGATCGAGTTTCCACAGCCGACGCCCGATTTGCAGTCGTATCTCTCCATCACAGAATCGCACCCGGCCTGGCTGATCGAACAATGGCGCGCCCAACTCGGCGAATCCAAGACCCGCGAACTCTGTGAATATAACAATACCCGCGCTCCGTTGTCGCTGCGCTTGCGCGACCGGGAGGCGGCGTTGAAGGCGCTCGATAAACTCGGCGTTGCGTATTCGCTTGACGAGCGCTTTGGCGACCGCGTCGAGATTGAATCCAACCCGGACGCTTCGCTGTTTGATGAAACCTTTTGGACCGCCCAGGACGGCGCCGCCCAACTGGCCGCCGCCTGCGTAGGCGCTGCGCCGGGTATGCGTATCTGGGACGTATGTTCTGCGCCGGGCGGCAAGACGTTTTACATGGCGGATCGTTTAAAGAATGAAGGCAAAATCATCGCCGGGGACCGCAGCCGCAGACGCTTGAGCCGATTGACGCGCTTGCAGGCGCATTTGGGGTTGCATTGCGTCGAAACCCATTTGCTCGACGTATTGAGCAAGCCTGTCAAATTTGACGAGCCGTTTGATGCGGTCTTGTTGGACGCGCCTTGTACGGGTTGGGGCGCATTTCGCCGACGTCCTGATTTGCGCTGGCGGTTGCACCCCGCCGACGCGCAGCGCCTGGCGGAAACGTCGCTGGAAATGATGGAACGCGCATGCGTCGCGGTGAAGAAAGGCGGCGTGTTGGTGTATTCTACTTGTACGCTGTCGCGTGAAGAAAACGCGGGCGTGGTGCAGACGTTTTTGCAGCGGCATCCACAATTTGAACGGGATTCGGTCGCGCCGTTTCTGCCGCCTGCGTTTGAGACGGCGGTTAATCCTGACGGCGCGTTGGAGTTGTTCCCGCCCCAATGGGGGCTTGACGGCGCCTTCGCCGCGCGGCTAAAGAAAAAAGCATGA
- a CDS encoding MFS transporter, producing the protein MNQRRTLFLVFFTVFLDLLGFGILIPLLPYVAVDYGATSFEVGLLMAIYSLAQFIFSPIWGRLSDRIGRRPIMILSLVGSVVGYLMFAFSHTLAWLFVSRLLSGIAAANISTANAIVADVMPPEKRTKGMGLVGAAIGLGFVFGPALAGLFVGKDDYMLPFLIAAGLSALDLVLVIFFLPETRKVTGADVPGRRRFSIKLLRDAMQAPFIPSLLIISLCYYTAFSAMESTFALFVFSEYGWSARTNGLVLFCVGLVLAFVQGGLVGRVAKWLGDFNVLTYGLAGLTVGLFLMCLSYSPTLFLPAVFILSVSAGFATPSMTSLISQLSADDFQGGMLGMQQSMASMGRIIGPLLGTFAFGALGHHSPFAISAVIVLAAFLLMLPMRFRGATALVRPANLAQPEEAE; encoded by the coding sequence ATGAACCAACGCCGCACGCTGTTTCTCGTCTTTTTTACCGTATTTCTTGATCTGCTTGGCTTCGGCATTCTGATCCCGCTATTGCCCTATGTGGCGGTCGATTATGGCGCGACTTCGTTTGAAGTCGGCCTGTTGATGGCGATCTATTCGCTGGCGCAGTTCATCTTTTCGCCCATCTGGGGGCGCTTGTCCGACCGTATCGGGCGTCGGCCCATTATGATCCTCAGCCTGGTTGGCTCGGTGGTCGGCTACTTGATGTTCGCTTTTTCACACACGCTGGCGTGGTTGTTTGTTTCGCGCTTGTTGTCCGGCATTGCGGCGGCGAACATTTCGACCGCCAACGCGATCGTCGCGGATGTAATGCCGCCCGAAAAACGCACCAAAGGCATGGGGCTGGTCGGCGCCGCGATTGGCCTGGGCTTCGTCTTCGGCCCTGCGCTGGCCGGGCTGTTCGTCGGCAAAGACGACTACATGCTGCCATTTTTGATTGCGGCGGGGCTTTCGGCGCTTGATCTGGTTCTTGTCATATTCTTCTTGCCTGAAACCCGCAAAGTCACCGGTGCAGACGTACCGGGACGTCGGCGCTTTTCCATCAAACTTCTACGCGACGCCATGCAGGCGCCGTTTATTCCTTCTTTGTTGATTATTTCGCTGTGTTATTACACCGCGTTCTCAGCGATGGAGAGCACTTTCGCGTTGTTTGTATTTAGCGAATACGGCTGGTCGGCGCGCACCAACGGCTTGGTGTTGTTTTGCGTCGGGCTGGTGTTGGCGTTTGTGCAAGGCGGACTGGTGGGCCGGGTCGCCAAATGGCTGGGCGACTTTAATGTGCTGACCTATGGTCTGGCGGGACTCACCGTCGGGCTGTTTTTGATGTGCCTCTCCTATTCACCGACGCTGTTCTTGCCTGCGGTGTTTATCCTGTCGGTTTCGGCAGGCTTCGCCACCCCCTCAATGACCAGCCTGATCTCGCAACTCAGCGCCGACGATTTTCAGGGCGGGATGTTGGGCATGCAGCAGTCGATGGCCAGCATGGGACGCATCATCGGCCCGTTGTTGGGCACATTCGCCTTCGGCGCTTTGGGCCATCATTCGCCATTCGCCATCAGCGCGGTTATCGTACTGGCGGCGTTTCTACTGATGTTGCCGATGCGCTTTCGCGGCGCAACCGCCCTGGTTCGGCCTGCCAATTTGGCCCAGCCAGAAGAGGCTGAATAA
- the purD gene encoding phosphoribosylamine--glycine ligase codes for MRKKRGKNVMVVGSGGREHALLWKLNQSEAIDSFWGVPGNAGTAALARRMPMAADAVSNLASFSLIERLALVVVGPEQPLALGLADACTVEGVPVFGPTQYAARIESSKIFARNLMKKYNIPSPEFGSFDDPAAAKAYVRALAEKGKQCVVKADGLAAGKGAIVTSSPEEADAAIDQCMVEKAFGSAGAKVLIEERISGPELSIFAITDGKHMAILPPSQDHKPIGEGDTGPNTGGMGAYSPVPIATDELMKEIQDTILRPTLEGMEKEGCPYSGLLYAGIMLVDGKPYVIEFNCRFGDPETQAVLPAIDEDLYALLLASAEGKMGEDRIIPAARSTVTVVMSSGGYPGSYEKGKVIEGLDVVENEFQGRAIVFHAGTEMKDNQIVTSGGRVLAVTGLGANFDEACANAYAAVEAISFEGAYYRKDIGYRVRGG; via the coding sequence ATGCGCAAAAAGCGGGGAAAAAACGTAATGGTGGTCGGCTCTGGAGGCCGCGAACACGCCTTGTTGTGGAAACTCAACCAAAGCGAAGCAATTGATTCGTTCTGGGGCGTCCCTGGTAATGCAGGAACCGCTGCGCTGGCGAGGCGCATGCCCATGGCGGCGGACGCGGTCAGCAACCTGGCGTCCTTCTCTCTGATTGAACGGCTTGCTCTGGTTGTCGTCGGCCCCGAGCAACCGCTTGCGCTCGGCCTCGCCGACGCCTGCACGGTCGAAGGCGTACCCGTTTTCGGCCCCACCCAATACGCTGCGCGCATCGAGAGTTCGAAAATCTTCGCGCGCAACTTGATGAAGAAATACAACATTCCCTCACCGGAATTCGGTTCGTTTGACGACCCCGCCGCCGCCAAAGCATACGTCCGCGCCTTAGCGGAGAAAGGCAAGCAGTGCGTCGTCAAAGCCGACGGCCTCGCCGCAGGCAAGGGCGCCATCGTCACCTCGTCGCCCGAAGAGGCCGACGCCGCTATCGACCAGTGCATGGTAGAGAAGGCTTTCGGTTCCGCCGGGGCGAAGGTGCTCATCGAAGAGCGCATCAGCGGGCCGGAACTCTCGATCTTCGCGATCACCGACGGCAAGCACATGGCGATCTTGCCGCCGTCTCAAGACCACAAACCCATCGGCGAAGGCGACACGGGCCCCAACACTGGCGGCATGGGCGCGTATAGCCCCGTCCCCATCGCCACCGATGAACTGATGAAAGAAATTCAAGATACCATTCTGCGCCCCACGCTGGAGGGCATGGAAAAAGAAGGCTGCCCGTATTCAGGCCTGCTCTATGCGGGAATCATGTTAGTCGACGGCAAGCCATACGTCATCGAGTTCAACTGCCGCTTCGGCGACCCTGAAACCCAAGCGGTGCTGCCTGCCATTGACGAAGACCTGTATGCGTTGTTGCTCGCTTCCGCTGAGGGCAAGATGGGCGAAGACCGAATTATCCCTGCGGCGCGGAGTACGGTGACGGTGGTGATGTCGTCGGGCGGGTATCCCGGTTCCTATGAAAAAGGCAAAGTCATCGAAGGCCTCGACGTGGTGGAGAACGAGTTTCAAGGCCGCGCGATTGTGTTTCATGCGGGGACGGAGATGAAAGACAACCAGATCGTCACCTCCGGCGGGCGCGTACTCGCAGTGACGGGACTCGGCGCGAATTTCGACGAAGCCTGCGCTAATGCCTACGCGGCGGTTGAAGCGATTTCGTTCGAGGGCGCCTACTACCGCAAAGACATCGGCTACCGCGTCCGCGGCGGGTGA
- a CDS encoding zinc metallopeptidase codes for MNGLLLMLGVMALMAFASRGVQASFRKYSQVPIRSRMTGAQAARQILDANGLQDVAIERVAGELTDHYDPQKRVLRLSSVVYDQPSVASVGVAAHEAGHALQHQNGYAPLMIRQGMIPIVNFGSAFGMNMIMVGMLALFFLSQQLGFMIGIIGLALYSLAVLCSIITLPVEFNASSRALACLNQYGIVSSEEHSGTKKVLNAAALTYVAAAVGSVLTLLYYASFFLGGSRD; via the coding sequence ATGAATGGATTACTACTCATGTTAGGCGTGATGGCATTGATGGCCTTCGCGAGCCGGGGCGTACAGGCGTCGTTTCGCAAATATAGCCAGGTACCCATCCGCAGCCGCATGACTGGCGCACAGGCGGCGCGTCAAATTCTTGACGCAAACGGGCTGCAAGACGTCGCCATTGAGCGCGTCGCGGGTGAATTGACAGACCATTACGACCCGCAGAAGCGCGTCTTGCGGCTGTCGAGCGTGGTTTACGATCAACCCAGCGTGGCTTCGGTCGGCGTCGCCGCCCACGAAGCGGGCCACGCGCTGCAACATCAAAATGGCTATGCGCCGTTGATGATTCGGCAAGGCATGATTCCAATCGTCAACTTTGGTTCAGCGTTTGGCATGAACATGATTATGGTCGGCATGTTGGCGTTATTTTTCCTGAGTCAACAACTGGGATTTATGATTGGCATCATCGGGCTGGCGCTCTATTCTCTCGCAGTTCTGTGCAGCATCATCACCTTACCGGTTGAATTTAACGCCAGCAGCCGCGCACTGGCTTGCTTGAACCAGTACGGTATCGTTTCGTCAGAAGAGCATAGCGGTACCAAAAAAGTGCTCAACGCAGCGGCCTTAACCTACGTCGCAGCCGCTGTCGGTTCAGTTCTGACTCTTCTGTATTACGCATCGTTTTTCTTGGGTGGAAGCCGCGACTAA
- a CDS encoding phospholipid carrier-dependent glycosyltransferase — translation MTELSAAPRWLLLTAAALIAVHLALALASARLKSPTADEYTYVSTAYLYVKTGDFRLDHTHPPLVRLLIGTPLQWLDINTPPLQQDRWGDPVSQRLGYDLGWKMLLDGSNDPQRILFWARLPVMLLSCGLAFLLFCWGLRLYGNGGGLLTLALYCFSPNMLTHARLATLDLGACFFIMLALYLFSLQRTSLPWRWTAAVGAALGLALSAKATGVLLLPVFFAGLAFHPRLSSLNHAQRVRSALQSGLMMIATAIIVLLLTYGFPLKPVYYWDTLQNVFYKSLHSGEGAVDVPGMPHLNYAFYLLGDYSTQGWPYYSLVAFMTKTPAAILLALIVAFACKRRWNSWTDGLLLGTIALLFIASVFNRVDIGLRHILPVYPLLFLYLGRLALAPQQKWQKGGLLILLGWFVLSSCFTFPDYLPYFNEFAGGTKNGHAILDDSNLDWGQDLGRLRTIAEAHADETLYIATNWMFDPAAYGFSAQRLLDEQIAAPPSGIIAVGKHWAIRHRISPRSPAYFDWLEKYQPIGEVGGSIWLFRFE, via the coding sequence ATGACTGAGTTAAGCGCCGCGCCGCGTTGGCTACTACTCACAGCGGCGGCGCTGATCGCCGTTCATCTCGCCCTTGCGCTCGCCAGCGCCCGGCTCAAATCTCCCACGGCGGATGAATACACCTATGTCTCTACCGCCTATCTCTATGTAAAAACCGGCGACTTTCGCCTCGACCACACTCACCCGCCGTTGGTGAGGCTGTTGATTGGCACCCCACTGCAATGGCTTGACATCAACACGCCGCCGCTGCAACAAGACCGCTGGGGCGACCCGGTCAGCCAGCGATTGGGGTATGACCTTGGCTGGAAGATGCTGCTCGACGGCTCGAATGATCCGCAACGCATCTTGTTTTGGGCGCGGCTGCCAGTGATGTTGCTTTCATGCGGACTCGCGTTTCTGCTGTTTTGTTGGGGCCTACGCCTGTATGGAAACGGCGGCGGATTACTCACGCTCGCGCTCTATTGCTTTTCGCCAAATATGCTGACCCATGCGCGGCTGGCGACGCTTGACCTGGGCGCCTGTTTCTTCATTATGCTGGCGTTATATCTGTTTAGCCTCCAGCGCACGTCGTTACCCTGGCGATGGACGGCGGCGGTCGGCGCCGCGTTGGGGTTGGCGCTATCCGCCAAAGCGACAGGGGTTCTGTTGCTGCCCGTTTTCTTCGCGGGCCTTGCATTCCACCCGAGGCTTTCAAGTTTAAACCACGCGCAACGGGTCCGCTCTGCGTTGCAAAGCGGACTCATGATGATTGCAACAGCGATCATCGTTTTATTGTTAACGTATGGGTTCCCACTCAAACCCGTCTACTACTGGGATACATTACAAAACGTGTTTTATAAATCACTGCACAGCGGCGAAGGCGCGGTCGACGTCCCGGGGATGCCTCACTTAAATTACGCCTTCTATTTACTTGGCGACTATTCAACCCAAGGCTGGCCCTACTATTCACTGGTCGCATTTATGACCAAAACCCCCGCCGCCATTCTGCTCGCGCTGATTGTCGCGTTTGCATGCAAACGCCGCTGGAACAGTTGGACGGACGGACTGCTGCTTGGAACCATCGCGCTATTGTTCATCGCGTCGGTCTTCAATCGCGTCGACATTGGCCTGCGCCACATATTGCCGGTCTATCCACTGCTATTTTTGTATCTAGGCCGACTGGCTTTGGCGCCTCAACAGAAATGGCAAAAAGGCGGGTTGTTGATTTTGCTGGGATGGTTTGTTCTCTCATCTTGTTTTACGTTTCCCGACTACCTGCCCTACTTTAATGAATTCGCGGGCGGTACAAAAAACGGACACGCCATTCTCGACGACTCGAACCTGGATTGGGGGCAAGACCTGGGACGCTTGCGAACCATCGCCGAGGCGCACGCTGACGAAACGTTATATATTGCAACCAATTGGATGTTCGACCCGGCGGCCTATGGCTTCAGTGCGCAACGCCTGCTCGATGAGCAAATCGCGGCCCCGCCTTCGGGCATTATCGCGGTCGGAAAACACTGGGCGATCCGTCATCGCATCAGCCCTCGTTCACCCGCCTATTTCGACTGGCTAGAAAAATATCAACCCATCGGCGAGGTCGGCGGCTCGATCTGGCTTTTCCGTTTTGAATAA
- a CDS encoding DEAD/DEAH box helicase, which yields MEIEFLRHFGFKPEHIQTLQAAYGPQLLPLQERAVSEGKLFDGANLVLCGPTSSGKTFLAETLFLHHALQGRNAALLVPTKALANQRYAEWKARYEPLGYKITLSTRDHRFDDDDVRRGDFHLAIVIYEKMRSLLATDAGALASLGACLIDELHYLYDAQRGPMLELLLNRLRSNPKLQMLGLSAMVNDPIAAEWLGGQLIVEESRPVELRQGVLCNGRFIYQECNSGDEGTEEFPLPPLEDEGEAMLEAARCFAERGETTLLFWPRRDLCYTAARKLAEGYEPDETISMPDAEHLEATAMSDLLRFLLPRRVAVHTSDLNPAERAWVEASVLRGDAVIVCATSTLAEGLNFPVVNALTTRRMYATTPEDARSGKPPSPAPIPPDRLWNMLGRAGRLGLSEFGRGMVLCVNEGDAEGLLNLYARAKPQPAAPLLHHLPAANLVLQCASGERALSPEDVLDELSRTLTARWGLMPDDLPEQLERAFAQLRRDGLLITENGRDYLTPLGRAAASGGLSLHSVLQMSAFIQEHWSDGPEALILLWRIVKLQEMDDAYLSVPRREIAAHVWPKAMLDLCEEEGVWLHPLIQEWAGQPQRMRDAHHRACKKALLLWQWSRGEPTAQLESRFHAHSGAIQRLGEEAAWLLGCLADIAASHACSVESVQALRAFQEQIQHGLPSASLRWADSIQRQDVTRTQALQLTGMDIASPESAQQHGADALKPMLPEAVIQSLFKTPSAPAPQQNATGAFRIRFDAAKPNCVCINGVDVKLTRLQAQLLKRLASEANVCVDYETLLSDVWPESIGERKQISRQKNEIYKRVERALGRKPENLIQTTPGVGLALVATIETP from the coding sequence ATGGAAATCGAATTTCTCCGCCACTTTGGCTTCAAGCCCGAACACATCCAGACGCTGCAAGCCGCCTATGGCCCGCAGTTGCTGCCGCTGCAAGAACGGGCGGTCAGCGAAGGCAAACTATTCGACGGCGCCAATCTGGTGCTGTGCGGCCCCACCTCGTCGGGCAAGACCTTCCTGGCTGAGACGCTGTTTCTTCATCACGCGCTGCAAGGCCGAAACGCCGCGCTGTTGGTTCCCACCAAAGCGCTCGCCAATCAACGCTACGCCGAGTGGAAAGCCCGCTACGAACCGCTAGGCTACAAGATTACGCTCTCCACCCGCGACCACCGCTTCGACGACGACGACGTCCGCCGGGGCGACTTTCACCTGGCGATCGTCATCTACGAAAAAATGCGCTCGCTGCTGGCGACCGACGCCGGGGCGCTGGCGTCGCTGGGGGCGTGTCTGATTGATGAACTCCATTACCTTTATGACGCCCAGCGCGGGCCGATGCTCGAACTACTACTCAACAGGCTGCGCTCCAACCCGAAGTTGCAAATGCTGGGGCTGTCAGCGATGGTCAACGACCCCATCGCCGCCGAATGGCTGGGCGGGCAACTGATCGTCGAAGAATCGCGCCCGGTTGAACTGCGCCAAGGGGTGTTGTGCAACGGGCGTTTTATTTATCAGGAATGCAACTCCGGCGACGAGGGGACGGAGGAGTTCCCGCTGCCGCCGTTGGAGGATGAAGGCGAGGCTATGTTGGAGGCGGCGCGTTGCTTTGCCGAACGCGGCGAGACCACGCTGCTGTTTTGGCCGCGCCGCGACTTGTGTTATACCGCCGCGCGCAAGCTGGCGGAGGGCTACGAACCCGACGAAACCATTTCCATGCCCGACGCAGAGCATCTGGAAGCGACCGCGATGTCGGACCTGCTGCGCTTCTTGTTACCGCGCCGGGTGGCGGTGCACACCAGTGACCTGAATCCCGCCGAACGCGCCTGGGTCGAAGCGTCGGTGTTGCGCGGCGACGCGGTGATCGTCTGCGCCACCAGCACCCTGGCGGAAGGCCTCAACTTTCCGGTGGTGAATGCGCTTACCACCCGCCGCATGTACGCCACCACGCCCGAAGACGCGCGCAGCGGTAAGCCGCCCTCCCCTGCGCCGATCCCGCCCGACCGTTTATGGAACATGCTAGGCCGCGCCGGGCGCCTGGGACTGAGCGAATTTGGACGCGGCATGGTGTTGTGCGTCAACGAAGGCGACGCCGAGGGACTGCTAAACCTCTACGCCCGCGCCAAGCCCCAACCCGCCGCGCCGTTGCTGCATCATCTGCCAGCGGCGAACCTGGTGCTGCAATGCGCCAGCGGCGAACGCGCGTTGTCGCCAGAGGACGTGTTGGACGAACTATCGCGCACTCTGACCGCGCGCTGGGGGCTAATGCCGGATGATTTGCCGGAGCAACTCGAACGCGCCTTTGCGCAACTGCGCCGCGACGGCTTGTTGATTACGGAGAACGGTCGCGACTATCTCACCCCATTGGGACGCGCCGCCGCCAGCGGCGGGTTGTCGCTGCATTCCGTTTTGCAAATGAGCGCGTTCATCCAAGAGCATTGGAGCGACGGCCCCGAAGCGCTCATTCTGTTATGGCGCATTGTGAAATTGCAAGAAATGGACGACGCCTATCTGTCCGTCCCGCGACGCGAGATTGCCGCGCACGTCTGGCCCAAGGCGATGCTGGATTTGTGTGAAGAAGAAGGCGTGTGGCTCCACCCGTTGATTCAAGAATGGGCGGGCCAACCCCAACGCATGCGCGACGCGCACCACCGCGCCTGCAAAAAAGCGCTGCTGCTTTGGCAATGGAGCCGGGGCGAACCGACGGCGCAACTCGAAAGCCGTTTCCACGCGCATTCAGGCGCGATCCAGCGCTTGGGCGAAGAAGCGGCGTGGCTGTTAGGATGTCTGGCCGATATCGCCGCCAGCCATGCGTGTTCTGTCGAGAGCGTACAAGCGCTTCGCGCGTTCCAAGAACAGATTCAACACGGCCTCCCTTCGGCTTCGCTGCGCTGGGCCGACTCGATTCAACGGCAAGACGTAACTCGAACCCAGGCGTTGCAGCTGACCGGGATGGACATAGCCTCGCCAGAATCTGCGCAGCAACACGGCGCGGACGCGCTTAAACCTATGCTGCCCGAAGCGGTGATTCAATCATTGTTCAAGACGCCGTCCGCCCCCGCGCCTCAGCAGAATGCGACTGGCGCCTTCCGCATCCGTTTTGACGCAGCGAAACCCAATTGCGTTTGCATTAACGGCGTTGACGTGAAACTGACTCGCTTACAAGCGCAACTGCTCAAGCGTTTAGCGAGCGAAGCGAACGTCTGCGTTGATTATGAAACGCTGCTAAGCGACGTGTGGCCGGAGAGCATCGGCGAACGAAAACAGATATCCCGCCAAAAAAATGAGATTTATAAACGCGTCGAACGCGCACTGGGGCGTAAACCCGAGAACTTAATTCAAACTACGCCGGGCGTAGGTCTGGCGCTGGTCGCAACCATTGAAACTCCATAA